From a region of the Oryza sativa Japonica Group chromosome 6, ASM3414082v1 genome:
- the LOC4340309 gene encoding RAF-like serine/threonine-protein kinase PRAF, protein MAGSRGVGMGVGDPSSPSARAGAAAEEEAGAGKVKLLCSFGGRIAPRQGDGALRYVGGQMRLISVPRVASFGELMRKVEAVDDAGGAGGGGGGGVLVKYQLPGEDLDSLISVSCTEDYENMMEEYEKLAAAAPDGSAKLRVFLFPASGSEAAAAGASGSGSHLAAAVDESGQRYIDAINCVSAESVAAMRRKESVASAGSSAHNSEASEHGGAVEGMSPQAAVPPPSLPPEYLYSGGNKYHGAFPDSLGFSAVTASSPAMGIQAQNHIMVRTEPLPPQPHQVASYAPSHQPPQVASYAPHQQPQVASYAPQQQQQQQQPQVASYIPQMAQSFREPQQVQYINAQQLGVHGVPQSVNFVPVQMSPYMPSIPVTNSMPTSAAQVGTMKPASPASEPVLENVHNTRPMQATGDQSYRVLQPLSQLPPLPPVHLQTSDAHRYGVQTVMTSSASTPLVTTSGTIPMVISSATMPALRYDDCTMCQKALPHAHSDNMIQEQGTPHGVNNPDAAPVFYSLHQENVTKQHIPGATAGTPANYIVEPRSEVTAGMMQTEQNFAANNHVLQPTSFPDASGLVPNTRVTSRLAFAGNPPQPRSEDPVMYQHQQQNSYSMQPSLIPVNGVISNPQGIDASAFKNSNNQVPDPFREYGHDLPHDYVRAINAQMQGVHLGPIAPPESSVQGKPASPHGAIGDGKLEKPSHVNIGGGSIYKSQAGGYHLGITNAFSAPAEDNLVRHTEQSSSAFDSQHLHSEIGHQLNVLQNVPVSNNLGVPAKPHISNERFLARPASAGVQVPVEHSPLRPAEMLNHVVSAPPNGNSQIPLQATAGIDSVEATRDPAYTDSLFSNQDPWNAVGNASVAPPRLNKLAKEPAVSGDPYVEGHGLAINSSNAATLLEEGNLPLIQDRTFKDIYPEPSQMSKGYGEETIKRQLQAVAEGVAASVLQSPFPEKPTVFSGDHTDKQGAVIDPKLEDAVNNQSDKTSQGVKVLDDIDNLQIIKNSDLEELRELGSGTFGTVYHGKWRGSDVAIKRINDRCFAGKASEQERMRTDFWNEADKLASLHHPNVVAFYGVVLDGPGGSVATVTEYMANGSLRQALQRHEKIFDRRRRLLIAMDVAFGMEYLHEKNIVHFDLKSDNLLVNLRDPQHPICKVGDLGLSKVKCQTLISGGVRGTLPWMAPELLNGSSSLVSEKVDVFSFGIVMWELLTGEEPYAELHYGAIIGGIVNNTLRPPVPESCDPRWRSLMEQCWSSEPSERPSFTEVGKRLRAMATPSTKAQPQK, encoded by the exons ATGGCGGGGAGCAGGGGGGTGGGGATGGGAGTGGGGGATCCGAGTAGCCCGAGCGCGAgggctggggcggcggcggaggaggaggcgggggcgggGAAGGTGAAGCTGCTGTGCAGCTTCGGGGGGCGGATCGCGCCGAGGCAAGGGGACGGGGCGCTGCGCTACGTCGGCGGGCAGATGCGGCTCATCTCCGTGCCGCGCGTCGCCTCGTTCGGGGAGCTCATGAGgaaggtggaggcggtggacgacgcggggggagccggcggcggcggcggcggcggggtgctcGTCAAGTACCAGCTCCCCGGTGAGGACCTCGACTCGCTCATCTCCGTGTCCTGCACGGAGGACTACGAGAACATGATGGAGGAGTACGAGaagctggccgccgccgcgcccgacgGCTCCGCCAAGCTCCGGGTGTTCCTCTTCCCGGCCTCCGGGAgcgaggcggccgccgcgggggcGTCCGGCTCCGGGTCGCacctcgctgccgccgtcgacgagTCGGGGCAGCGCTACATCGACGCCATCAACTGCGTCTCCGCGGAGTCCGTCGCGGCCATGCGGCGGAAGGAGAGCGTCGCCAGCGCTGGGTCATCGGCGCACAACTCCGAGGCCTCCGAGCACGGCGGTGCCGTCGAAGGTATGTCGCCGCAGgctgccgtgccgccgccttcgcttcCGCCGGAATATCTGTATTCAGGTGGGAACAAATACCATGGCGCCTTCCCGGACTCCTTGGGATTCAGTGCCGTGACAGCTTCATCTCCGGCGATGGGTATCCAGGCACAAAATCATATCATGGTTAGAACAGAGCCattgccgccgcagccgcatcaAGTTGCCTCTTACGCGCCATCGCATCAGCCGCCACAAGTTGCTTCTTATGCGCCGCATCAACAACCACAAGTTGCCTCTTATGcaccacagcagcagcagcagcagcagcagcctcaaGTTGCTTCATACATTCCACAGATGGCGCAGTCGTTCAGGGAGCCACAGCAAGTCCAATACATCAATGCGCAGCAATTGGGTGTGCATGGTGTGCCCCAATCTGTCAATTTTGTTCCTGTGCAAATGAGCCCATATATGCCCAGCATTCCGGTGACGAACTCCATGCCAACCTCTGCCGCTCAAGTCGGCACCATGAagccagcttctccagcttcagAACCTGTTTTAGAGAACGTTCATAACACAAGGCCAATGCAAGCTACAGGTGATCAGAGTTACAGGGTGCTACAGCCACTGTCACAGCTTCCTCCTTTGCCTCCTGTGCATTTGCAGACTAGTGATGCACACAGATATGGCGTCCAGACAGTAATGACAAGTTCAGCGAGCACGCCGTTGGTGACAACCTCAGGTACAATTCCAATGGTGATTAGCTCGGCTACCATGCCTGCATTGAGGTATGATGATTGCACAATGTGCCAGAAAGCACTGCCTCATGCTCATTCGGACAACATGATCCAAGAGCAGGGCACTCCACATGGAGTGAACAATCCTGATGCTGCTCCAGTGTTTTACAGCCTCCATCAAGAGAATGTTACCAAACAACATATTCCAGGTGCAACCGCAGGAACTCCTGCTAATTACATAGTAGAGCCAAGATCTGAGGTCACGGCAGGGATGATGCAAACTGAACAAAACTTTGCTGCAAACAATCATGTACTCCAGCCAACATCATTTCCAGATGCTAGTGGATTGGTTCCAAACACCAGGGTTACTTCCAGACTAGCATTTGCGGGGAATCCACCACAGCCCCGTTCTGAAGATCCTGTCATGTACCAGCATCAACAGCAGAATTCTTATAGCATGCAACCATCACTGATACCAGTAAATGGAGTTATTAGCAATCCACAAGGGATAGATGCTAGTGCATTTAAGAATTCAAATAATCAGGTACCAGACCCATTTAGAGAATATGGCCATGATCTTCCCCATGATTATGTCAGAGCTATCAATGCACAGATGCAAGGAGTTCATTTGGGACCTATTGCCCCTCCAGAATCTAGTGTGCAAGGAAAGCCTGCCAGTCCACATGGTGCTATTGGTGATGGAAAACTTGAGAAGCCATCGCATGTGAATATTGGTGGTGGTTCCATCTACAAGTCTCAAGCTGGAGGTTATCATTTGGGTATTACTAATGCCTTTTCTGCACCAGCTGAGGACAATCTTGTGAGACATACTGAACAGTCATCTTCAGCTTTTGATTCACAACATCTTCATTCTGAGATAGGCCACCAGCTAAATGTGTTACAGAATGTGCCTGTCTCAAACAACCTTGGTGTACCTGCCAAACCACATATTTCTAACGAAAGATTTCTTGCAAGACCTGCTAGTGCTGGTGTTCAGGTTCCTGTTGAGCATTCTCCACTGCGACCTGCGGAAATGCTGAATCATGTGGTTTCCGCTCCCCCTAATGGCAACAGTCAAATTCCACTGCAGGCGACCGCTGGTATTGATAGTGTGGAAGCCACACGTGATCCAGCTTACACAGATTCTCTATTCTCAAATCAGGATCCTTGGAATGCAGTGGGAAATGCTTCTGTAGCGCCTCCAAGACTGAATAAGTTGGCTAAGGAGCCTGCTGTTTCTGGAGATCCATATGTGGAAGGCCATGGGCTTGCCATCAACAGTTCAAATGCTGCTACACTCTTAGAAGAAGGCAATCTTCCACTCATCCAGGACCGCACTTTTAAGGACATCTATCCTGAACCCTCTCAAATGAGCAAAg GATACGGAGAAGAAACTATTAAGCGACAGTTACAAGCTGTTGCTGAGGGTGTGGCAGCATCTGTCCTTCAGTCACCTTTCCCTGAAAAACCAACCGTATTCTCTGGTGATCACACAGATAAACAAGGAGCTGTAATTGATCCAAAATTGGAG GATGCGGTGAACAATCAATCAGACAAAACAAGCCAAGGAGTTAAAGTTTTAGATGATATTGATAATCTTCAG ATAATAAAGAATAGTGATCTAGAAGAATTGCGGGAACTGGGTTCTGGAACCTTTGGTACTGTTTACCATGGAAAATGGAGAGGTTCCGATGTTGCTATAAAAAGGATCAATGATCGATGCTTTGCTGGGAAGGCATCTGAGCAAGAGCGGATG AGAACTGATTTCTGGAATGAAGCTGACAAGCTTGCATCATTGCACCATCCGAATGTTGTAGCTTTCTATGGTGTTGTACTGGATGGACCAGGTGGATCTGTTGCAACAGTAACTGAATACATGGCTAATGGTTCTCTTCGACAAGCATTGCAAAGACATGAAAA GATATTTGATCGGCGTAGGCGTCTCCTGATTGCAATGGATGTTGCGTTTGgtatggagtatttgcatgagaaGAACATTGTACACTTTGACCTAAAGAGTGATAATCTGCTTGTCAATCTAAGAGATCCTCAGCACCCTATATGCAAG GTTGGTGATTTGGGCTTGTCGAAAGTTAAATGCCAGACGCTAATATCTGGTGGGGTGCGAGGAACACTTCCTTGGATGGCCCCGGAGCTGTTGAATGGAAGCAGCAGCCTTGTTTCTGAAAAG GTCGATGTTTTCTCCTTCGGAATTGTAATGTGGGAGCTGCTCACTGGTGAAGAGCCTTATGCCGAATTGCATTATGGCGCCATCATAG GCGGGATTGTAAACAACACCCTGCGCCCTCCGGTGCCCGAGTCATGCGACCCTCGGTGGAGGTCACTGATGGAGCAATGCTGGTCGTCGGAACCGTCAGAAAGACCGAGCTTCACGGAGGTTGGCAAGAGGCTACGGGCCATGGCAACCCCCTCTACCAAGGCGCAACCTCagaaataa
- the LOC4340310 gene encoding uncharacterized protein — MPRLMPEDASLLLDHVVGDPSVPAAAANAALAALPFPSRPTPRLLRASLLRRLAADPVSAAALDSLQLLASLPSSPSPAAPAAAAAAAAHLAVAAYLAVSAPDFDAAAGALFGRPGGRARRAVEEGGAAALASDEADAVADQFEAAVGNSFSQTVLRGLWGDRAAAEERVRELLAVEWAAIGQSRLEMAAERIVGDGAIETWRAADEVTRAKYRLLAGEQRAREIEGKLGETIPQGNQISTPEVHKVMDALKSSCANLHSVVEDPLPAAKAAADEVLAARMDKAVDLNAGEVSNQPTACDIAGPSAPADNLDAPRKGTAASLMDWNPTARTFQWEDSPDPDGSRSPIHRPQLPSPRRTTFSPLQPADNKAKRRKARKWCALEEETLRKGVEQYGNGNWKDILTNNPDVFIGRKAMDLKDKWRNMMR; from the exons ATGCCGCGGCTGATGCCGGAGGACGCGTCCCTGCTCCTGGACCACGTGGtcggcgacccctccgtccccgccgccgccgccaacgcggCGCTCGCGGCGCTCCCCTTCCCGTCCCGCCCCACCCCGCGCCTCCTCAGGGcatccctcctccgccgcctcgccgccgacccggtctccgccgccgccctcgactcGCTCCAgctcctcgcctccctcccctcctccccttcccccgccgcccccgccgccgccgccgccgccgccgcccacctcgccgtcgcggccTACCTCGCAGTCTCCGCGCCCgacttcgacgccgccgcgggggcCCTCTTCGGGCGccccggcggccgcgcgcgccgcgcggtcGAGGAGGGTggggccgccgcgctcgcctccgacGAGGCCGATGCCGTGGCCGACCAGTTCGAGGCCGCGGTGGGGAATTCGTTCTCGCAGACCGTGCTGAGGGGGCTCTGGGGCGACcgggccgcggcggaggagcgggtgagggagctcctcgccgtcgagTGGGCGGCGATTGGGCAGTCCCGgctggagatggcggcggagaggattGTTGGGGATGGCGCCATTGAGACATGGAGGGCCGCAGATGAGGTCACCCGAGCCAAGTATCGCTTGCTCG CTGGGGAACAAAGAGCACGTGAAATTGAGGGCAAACTTGGAGAAACTATCCCTCAAGGAAATCAAATTTCGACACCAGAAGTTCATAAGGTGATGGACGCCCTTAAATCAAGCTGTGCTAACCTTCATAGTGTAGTAGAGGACCCACTTCCAGCTGCAAAGGCAGCAGCAGATGAGGTACTGGCTGCAAGGATGGATAAAGCAGTCGATCTAAATGCGGGAGAAGTTAGTAATCAGCCAACGGCTTGTGACATCGCTGGTCCAAGTGCTCCTGCggacaatttggatgctccaaGGAAAGGCACAGCAGCCAGCCTTATGGATTGGAATCCAACAGCAAGGACGTTTCAG TGGGAGGACTCACCTGATCCTGACGGCTCACGTTCACCGATACATAGACCGCAGTTGCCTAGCCCAAGGAGAACAACATTTTCTCCTCTGCAACCGGCAGATAACAAAGCGAAGCGTAGAAAGGCAAGGAAGTGGTGCGCGTTAGAAGAGGAAACATTAAGAAAGGGTGTCGAACA GTATGGTAACGGCAATTGGAAAGATATTTTAACCAACAATCCTGATGTTTTTATTGGTCGAAAAGCG ATGGACTTGAAAGATAAGTGGAGAAACATGATGAGGTAG
- the LOC4340311 gene encoding uncharacterized protein — MPPPPSSLPPRVLPNLVSCSRRAVTSAATAAAAAYSTAAAAGGGGGGGRPLRYAVLGAGFAGLSVAWHLLKYSPKGSRVRVDIYDESGIGGGASGVSGGLLHPYSPKVKLLWKGAEFWKECMDLLRCAEQANGAAGADGASQDETLIWRRGIIRPPTSEKTADILLENAQSSLQSCSLQVLDSDEAQCLIPGLCVPLNFAVYMPLALNINPKKYLQALFFACQNMSDEASLSSSEQKECKLYNEHVDDLQQLAGDYDSVIICLGARASSLPELTNKLPLRTCRGVIAEFQLPSDTIETYGSQSPSILSDAWLAFQGPRTVSIGSTWQWKSENYSSSVSDDEALNAMEELLPKASAVYPGITKWKFVQARAGIRAMPPLTANGSLPLLGCLNDVIGKRSNCSFWLVGGLGARGLLFHGLAGKLTAKAVISCDENLIPPEFTCWKEP, encoded by the exons atgccgccgccgccgtcttccctgCCTCCCCGCGTCCTCCCCAACCTTGTCTCATGCTCCAGGAGAGCCGTGACATCGGCTGCCACCGCAGCAGCCGCAGCCTACtcgacagccgccgccgcggggggcggcggcggcggcggccgccctctCCGCTACGCCGTCCTCGGCGCCGGGTTCGCGGGGCTCTCCGTCGCTTGGCACCTCCTCAAg TATAGCCCCAAGGGTTCCCGCGTGCGCGTCGACATCTACGACGAGAGCGGCATCGGCGGTGGCGCATCGGGCGTTTCCGGGGGGCTTCTCCACCCGTACTCACCTAAAG TGAAGCTTCTATGGAAGGGTGCTGAATTCTGGAAAGAGTGTATGGATCTGCTGCGTTGCGCGGAGCAAGCGAATGGAGCCGCTGGGGCAGATGGAGCTAGCCAAGATGAGACCCTTATCTGGAGAAG GGGAATTATACGGCCGCCTACAAGCGAGAAAACTGCTGACATATTGCTGGAG AATGCTCAGAGTTCCCTCCAGAGTTGCAGCCTTCAAGTTCTTGATTCAGACGAGGCACAGTGTCTGATCCCTGGGTTATGTGTTCCGTTGAACTTTGCAGTTTACATGCCATTAGCGCTGAACATCAACCCTAAGAAATATTTACAG GCTTTGTTCTTCGCATGCCAAAATATGTCTGATGAAGCATCATTATCATCCAGCGAACAGAAAGAGTGCAAGCTGTACAACGAACACGTCGATGATCTACAGCAATTGGCAG GTGATTATGATTCAGTAATTATCTGCCTTGGTGCTAGAGCTAGCTCACTTCCAGAACTCACAAATAAGCTACCTCTTAGAACATGCCGAGGAGTTATAGCTGAATTCCAGTTGCCATCAGATACAAT AGAAACATATGGCAGTCAAAGTCCTTCAATCTTATCTGATGCTTGGCTGGCATTCCAAGGTCCTCGTACCGTTTCCATTGGGTCGACTTGGCAGTGGAAGTCAGAAAACTATTCTTCATCTGTATCTGATGATGAAGCTCTCAATGCAATGGAAGAGCTGCTCCCAAAAGCCTCTGCTGTTTATCCAGGAATAACTAAATGGAAATTTGTACAAGCAAGGGCTGGGATAAGAGCAATGCCTCCACTGACAGCCAACGGATCATTGCCGCTGTTGGGTTGTTTGAATGATGTGATAGGCAAGAGGAGCAACTGTAGTTTTTGGCTAGTTGGTGGCCTTGGTGCCAGGGGTCTTCTGTTCCATGGTTTGGCTGGAAAGCTTACTGCCAAGGCTGTAATTTCCTGCGACGAAAACCTAATACCTCCTGAATTCACTTGCTGGAAAGAACCTTAG